A single Xylanimonas cellulosilytica DSM 15894 DNA region contains:
- a CDS encoding DUF881 domain-containing protein has translation MSVPDDVEQPEAASAGEPAEVPERPQEAGAVEAPEESQGAEPLESVESFESHATEAEEAPEGAETAESPEPSLPTEAPEAVETPNPVETPDPPHDASLVDTPERSDDLEQPQASEQPEAPEPIEPAERAEAPERPSVAAPATEPQTPRQRLTRSIRPAFSRSQLMVGLLCALLGFALVVQVRQSGQAELSSLRQDDLVRLLDEVTGRAEQLDAEVSRLQTSRDELASGTGQAQAALEVAQQRATSEGILSGRLPAQGPGVVVTVRDPGGDLTAQHLFNMLEELRNAGAEVVQLGDLRLVTSSSFVDAGQGISVDGTVLTPPYRWTVIGDPATLDRALEIPGGALPTIRSAGGTATTEQETQVTIDAVIDLTDPRFARPVETGDRS, from the coding sequence GTGAGCGTGCCGGACGACGTCGAGCAGCCGGAGGCGGCGAGCGCGGGCGAACCGGCCGAGGTGCCGGAGCGGCCGCAGGAGGCCGGGGCCGTCGAGGCGCCCGAGGAGTCGCAGGGGGCCGAGCCGCTCGAGTCCGTTGAGTCATTTGAGTCGCACGCGACCGAGGCGGAAGAGGCGCCGGAAGGCGCCGAAACCGCCGAGAGCCCGGAGCCCTCGTTGCCGACGGAGGCCCCTGAGGCCGTCGAGACGCCCAACCCTGTCGAGACACCCGATCCGCCGCACGACGCGAGCCTCGTCGACACGCCGGAACGGTCGGACGACCTCGAGCAGCCGCAAGCATCCGAGCAGCCGGAGGCACCCGAGCCGATAGAGCCCGCCGAGCGGGCGGAGGCGCCGGAACGGCCCTCGGTCGCGGCGCCGGCGACCGAGCCGCAGACGCCGCGGCAGCGGTTGACGCGGTCGATCCGCCCGGCGTTCTCCCGCTCGCAGCTCATGGTGGGCCTCCTGTGCGCCCTGCTGGGGTTCGCGCTGGTGGTGCAGGTGCGGCAGTCGGGTCAGGCGGAGCTGTCGTCGCTGCGGCAGGACGACCTGGTGCGACTGCTGGACGAGGTCACGGGCCGCGCGGAGCAGCTCGACGCCGAGGTGTCGCGCCTGCAGACGTCCCGCGACGAGCTCGCGTCAGGCACCGGGCAGGCGCAGGCCGCGCTCGAGGTGGCGCAGCAGCGGGCCACCTCCGAGGGCATCCTGTCGGGTCGGCTGCCCGCGCAGGGCCCCGGCGTCGTCGTCACGGTGCGCGATCCGGGTGGCGACCTCACCGCGCAGCACCTGTTCAACATGCTCGAGGAGCTCCGCAACGCCGGGGCCGAGGTCGTCCAGCTGGGCGACCTGCGCCTGGTCACGTCGTCGTCGTTCGTCGACGCCGGGCAGGGCATCTCGGTGGACGGCACCGTCCTGACACCCCCCTACCGGTGGACCGTCATCGGCGACCCGGCGACCCTGGACCGCGCCCTGGAGATCCCCGGCGGCGCCCTGCCCACCATCCGCAGCGCCGGTGGCACCGCGACGACGGAGCAGGAGACACAGGTGACGATCGACGCGGTCATCGACCTCACGGACCCCCGGTTCGCACGCCCCGTCGAGACCGGCGACCGCAGCTGA
- the ribH gene encoding 6,7-dimethyl-8-ribityllumazine synthase, with protein sequence MSKHGAPTLTVEGRGVRVVVVAASWHAQVMDGLLDGTRRALADAGVTDVTEIRVPGSFELPVAASRAVAAGADAVVALGVVVRGGTPHFDYVCQAATMGLTDLSVRSGVPVGFGVLTCDDDAQAIDRAGLPGSHEDKGYEAAQAAVATVVALREALPDGDVAGRSR encoded by the coding sequence ATGAGCAAGCACGGAGCACCCACCCTCACCGTCGAGGGGCGCGGCGTGCGCGTCGTCGTCGTCGCAGCGAGCTGGCACGCGCAGGTCATGGACGGCCTGCTCGACGGTACCCGGCGGGCGCTGGCGGACGCCGGTGTCACGGACGTCACGGAGATCCGCGTGCCGGGGTCGTTCGAGCTGCCTGTCGCGGCCTCGCGCGCGGTCGCGGCCGGTGCGGACGCCGTCGTCGCGCTCGGCGTCGTCGTCCGGGGCGGCACCCCCCACTTCGACTACGTGTGCCAGGCGGCGACCATGGGCCTGACGGACCTCTCCGTGCGGTCGGGGGTCCCGGTGGGGTTCGGCGTCCTGACCTGCGACGACGACGCCCAGGCGATCGACCGTGCCGGCCTGCCGGGGTCCCACGAGGACAAGGGGTACGAGGCCGCCCAGGCGGCAGTGGCGACGGTCGTGGCGCTCCGGGAGGCGCTCCCGGACGGGGACGTCGCGGGCCGCTCGCGCTGA
- a CDS encoding bifunctional 3,4-dihydroxy-2-butanone-4-phosphate synthase/GTP cyclohydrolase II, whose translation MTSAARRSPAPPAIARALAALADGRPVLVADDLDRESEVDVVLAATHATAAWVAWTVRHSSGYLCAPMPAERADVLDLPLMVADNRDPRRTAYCVSVDAAAGVTTGISAADRARTLRVLADPAATPADLIRPGHVLPLRAVPGGVLERPGHTEAAVDLVRLAGAGEVGVIAELVHDDGTMVRLHQARALAAQHGLELLTIADLARWLRDAGPVVPTRPTTGGGEVPRVVHVAASRLPTEHGEFRLHAFHDLLTGAEHVALVADGAGTAGEHTPWVRVHSECLTGDSFGSLRCDCGPQLRASLRAVAEHGGAVVHLHGHEGRGIGLSAKVAAYALQDQGRDTVEANVDLGLPVDAREYGAAAAILRELGLDRIRLLTNNPLKADGLRAAGIDVVGREPLEVGLGPENEHYLTTKKRSMGHLLRLSSIEPVEILKENA comes from the coding sequence ATGACCAGCGCCGCCCGCCGCAGCCCCGCGCCCCCCGCCATCGCACGCGCCCTGGCGGCCCTCGCGGACGGCCGCCCCGTGCTCGTCGCCGACGACCTGGACCGGGAGAGCGAGGTCGACGTCGTCCTGGCGGCCACGCACGCCACGGCCGCATGGGTCGCCTGGACCGTGCGGCACTCGTCCGGCTACCTGTGCGCCCCCATGCCCGCCGAGCGCGCCGACGTCCTCGACCTGCCGCTGATGGTCGCCGACAACCGTGACCCGCGCCGCACCGCGTACTGCGTCTCGGTCGACGCGGCCGCAGGCGTCACCACCGGCATCTCCGCCGCTGACCGCGCCCGCACGCTGCGCGTCCTCGCGGACCCTGCGGCGACCCCGGCGGACCTCATCCGCCCAGGCCACGTGCTCCCCCTGCGGGCCGTGCCCGGTGGCGTGCTGGAACGCCCCGGGCACACCGAGGCCGCGGTCGATCTCGTCCGGCTCGCCGGCGCGGGGGAGGTGGGCGTCATCGCCGAGCTGGTGCACGACGACGGCACGATGGTCCGCCTGCACCAGGCGCGGGCCCTCGCTGCCCAGCACGGGCTGGAGCTCCTGACGATCGCCGACCTGGCCCGGTGGCTCCGCGACGCGGGGCCGGTGGTTCCGACACGCCCGACCACCGGGGGAGGGGAGGTCCCGCGCGTCGTGCACGTCGCCGCATCACGGCTCCCCACCGAGCACGGCGAGTTCCGCCTGCACGCGTTCCACGACCTGCTCACGGGCGCCGAGCACGTGGCCCTGGTCGCCGACGGCGCCGGCACCGCGGGGGAGCACACGCCGTGGGTGCGGGTGCACTCGGAGTGCCTCACGGGCGACTCCTTCGGCTCGCTGCGCTGCGACTGCGGCCCGCAGCTGCGCGCCTCGCTCCGCGCGGTCGCCGAGCACGGCGGCGCCGTCGTCCACCTGCACGGGCACGAGGGGCGCGGCATCGGCCTGAGCGCCAAGGTGGCCGCCTACGCGCTGCAGGACCAGGGCCGCGACACGGTCGAGGCGAACGTCGACCTCGGCCTGCCCGTGGACGCACGCGAGTACGGGGCGGCAGCCGCGATCCTGCGCGAGCTCGGGCTCGACCGGATCCGGCTGCTGACCAACAACCCGCTCAAGGCCGACGGCCTGCGGGCGGCGGGCATCGACGTCGTCGGGCGCGAACCGCTCGAGGTCGGCCTGGGGCCCGAGAACGAGCACTACCTGACCACCAAGAAGCGGTCGATGGGCCACCTGCTGCGCCTGTCGTCGATCGAGCCCGTCGAGATCCTCAAGGAGAACGCATGA
- a CDS encoding DUF881 domain-containing protein: MTSPSGKPPRPPRRLDESMTLLTEVMERPLDPGYAEATARRREAAAAGTLRRRSPATSVGVVVLAVALGLVTAVASHQLRVPQASVTEARTVLERQITERGDQVAGLTQRADDLSREIVELQRSALETQEPGLLDLIQRDSMHNGTEAVSGPGLVVSLTDAGGGLVGEPDEQSLVRDQDLQVVVNELWAAGAEAVSVDDQRLTAKTAIRNAGAAVLVNLVPLPGPTYVVRAVGDPEAMQTAIARSSLPGYLQLLGGRYGIRSSVVAQSSLDLPGAGAQPLQHAQPVGSRP, encoded by the coding sequence GTGACGTCCCCGTCGGGCAAGCCGCCGCGGCCGCCGCGGCGGCTCGACGAGTCGATGACGTTGCTCACGGAGGTCATGGAGCGTCCCCTGGACCCGGGGTATGCGGAGGCGACGGCCCGACGGCGTGAGGCGGCTGCGGCGGGCACGCTGCGGCGGCGCAGCCCGGCGACGTCGGTGGGCGTCGTCGTCCTGGCGGTGGCATTGGGGTTGGTGACGGCGGTGGCGTCGCACCAGCTGCGGGTGCCGCAGGCGTCGGTGACCGAGGCGCGGACGGTGCTGGAGCGGCAGATCACGGAGCGGGGCGACCAGGTGGCGGGGTTGACGCAGCGGGCGGACGACCTGTCGCGGGAGATCGTGGAGCTGCAGCGTTCGGCGTTGGAGACGCAGGAGCCGGGTCTGTTGGATCTGATCCAGCGGGACAGCATGCACAACGGCACGGAGGCGGTGTCGGGGCCGGGTCTGGTGGTGTCGTTGACGGATGCGGGCGGTGGCCTGGTGGGGGAGCCGGACGAGCAGTCGCTGGTGCGTGACCAGGATCTGCAGGTCGTCGTCAACGAGCTGTGGGCGGCGGGGGCGGAGGCGGTCAGCGTCGACGACCAGCGGTTGACGGCGAAGACGGCCATCCGTAACGCGGGCGCGGCGGTGCTGGTGAACCTGGTGCCGTTGCCGGGGCCGACGTACGTGGTGCGCGCGGTGGGCGACCCGGAGGCCATGCAGACGGCGATCGCCCGGTCCTCGCTGCCGGGGTATCTGCAGCTCCTGGGTGGGCGGTACGGGATCCGGTCGAGCGTGGTCGCACAGTCGTCGCTCGACCTGCCGGGGGCGGGCGCTCAGCCGTTGCAGCATGCCCAGCCGGTAGGCTCGCGGCCATGA
- the ribD gene encoding bifunctional diaminohydroxyphosphoribosylaminopyrimidine deaminase/5-amino-6-(5-phosphoribosylamino)uracil reductase RibD, protein MGSTAGSTPAGIAAAMDRALTLAARGPAHGPNPRVGCVLLAPDGTVIGEGWHRGAGTPHAEVAALHDAHTRGCDPRGATAVVTLEPCNHTGRTGPCAQALVDAGITDVVHAIDDPGARSGGGADHLRAHGIRVTSEVRAAAALELVHHWHHAVTAGRPWVTLKTATTLDGRVAASDGTSKWITGPEAREHAHSVRAQVDAIAVTTGTALADDPALTARTPDGGLAAHQPLRVVVGHRDLPPGARLRDDDAETLHLRTHDVHHVLAALHDREIRHLLVEGGPALATALLAADAVDELHAYIAPVILGDGRPAVAPFGVTTLAAAPRWHTTDTHRLGDDILVVARRTPATEA, encoded by the coding sequence ATGGGAAGCACGGCGGGAAGCACACCGGCCGGCATCGCCGCCGCCATGGACCGTGCGCTCACCCTCGCCGCTCGCGGACCCGCCCACGGCCCCAACCCGCGCGTCGGCTGCGTCCTCCTCGCACCGGACGGCACCGTCATCGGCGAGGGCTGGCACCGCGGCGCCGGCACCCCGCATGCCGAGGTCGCCGCCCTCCACGACGCGCACACCCGTGGGTGCGACCCGCGCGGTGCCACCGCCGTCGTCACCCTCGAACCCTGCAACCACACCGGCCGCACGGGTCCGTGCGCCCAGGCCCTCGTCGACGCCGGCATCACCGACGTCGTCCACGCCATCGACGACCCCGGCGCCCGCTCCGGCGGGGGAGCCGACCATCTGCGCGCCCACGGCATCCGCGTCACCTCCGAGGTCCGCGCCGCCGCCGCCCTCGAGCTCGTCCACCACTGGCACCACGCCGTCACCGCCGGACGCCCCTGGGTCACCCTCAAGACCGCCACCACGCTCGACGGGCGCGTCGCCGCCAGCGACGGCACCTCGAAGTGGATCACCGGACCAGAGGCCCGCGAGCACGCCCACAGCGTCCGTGCCCAGGTCGACGCCATCGCCGTCACCACCGGCACCGCCCTCGCCGACGACCCCGCCCTGACCGCCCGCACCCCCGACGGCGGCCTCGCCGCGCACCAGCCCCTGCGCGTCGTCGTCGGACACCGCGACCTGCCCCCCGGCGCCCGCCTGCGCGACGACGACGCCGAGACGCTCCACCTGCGCACCCACGACGTCCACCACGTCCTCGCCGCACTCCACGACCGCGAGATCCGCCACCTCCTCGTCGAGGGAGGACCCGCCCTCGCCACCGCACTCCTCGCCGCCGACGCCGTCGACGAGCTCCACGCCTACATCGCCCCCGTGATCCTCGGCGACGGCCGTCCCGCCGTCGCTCCCTTCGGCGTCACCACCCTCGCTGCCGCACCCCGTTGGCACACGACCGACACCCACCGCCTCGGCGACGACATCCTCGTCGTCGCCCGCCGCACCCCTGCTACGGAGGCCTGA
- a CDS encoding phosphoribosyl-ATP diphosphatase — translation MKTFDALFAELTEKSVTRPEGSGTVKELDAGVHAIGKKIVEEAAEVWMAAEYETDERTAEEISQLIYHLQVLMVAKGLTLDDVYAHL, via the coding sequence GTGAAGACCTTCGACGCGCTGTTCGCCGAGCTGACCGAGAAGTCCGTGACCCGCCCTGAGGGCTCGGGCACCGTCAAGGAGCTCGACGCCGGCGTCCATGCGATCGGCAAGAAGATCGTGGAGGAGGCGGCCGAGGTGTGGATGGCCGCCGAGTACGAGACCGACGAGCGCACGGCCGAGGAGATCTCGCAGCTGATCTATCACCTGCAGGTGCTCATGGTGGCCAAGGGCCTGACTCTCGACGACGTGTACGCGCATCTCTGA
- a CDS encoding CDP-alcohol phosphatidyltransferase family protein translates to MGGGDEDGTVGVQQDQEVGSSVWTVPNLISFLRLALVPVFAVLIVSHHDGWALAVLAFSGFTDWLDGKLARVLNQTSRLGQMLDPAADRLFIFVTLIGLAWRDVVPLWLVLVIVVRDLMLTCLVPVLARHGYGPLEVSIVGKGGTFALLYAFPLLLLAEYSGVLGTVAHVVGWAFTWWGVGLYWLAGVQYVAQARRLLAADDGGRGPAPAASAEEPV, encoded by the coding sequence GTGGGTGGCGGCGACGAGGACGGGACGGTGGGCGTGCAGCAGGATCAGGAGGTCGGCTCCTCGGTCTGGACCGTGCCCAACCTCATCAGCTTCCTGCGCCTGGCACTGGTGCCGGTGTTCGCGGTGCTCATCGTGTCCCACCACGACGGCTGGGCGTTGGCGGTTCTCGCGTTCTCGGGGTTCACGGACTGGCTGGACGGCAAGCTCGCGCGGGTCCTGAACCAGACGAGCCGGCTGGGCCAGATGCTGGACCCGGCGGCGGACCGTCTGTTCATCTTCGTGACGCTGATCGGTCTGGCGTGGCGTGACGTGGTGCCGCTGTGGCTGGTGCTGGTGATCGTGGTCCGTGACCTGATGCTCACCTGCCTGGTGCCGGTCCTGGCTCGGCACGGTTACGGGCCGCTGGAGGTCTCGATCGTCGGCAAGGGCGGCACGTTCGCGCTGCTGTACGCGTTCCCGCTGCTGCTGCTCGCGGAGTACAGCGGTGTGCTCGGGACGGTCGCGCACGTCGTCGGGTGGGCGTTCACGTGGTGGGGCGTGGGCCTGTACTGGCTCGCGGGTGTGCAGTACGTGGCGCAGGCGCGCCGTCTCCTCGCCGCTGACGACGGCGGGCGTGGCCCCGCACCGGCCGCGAGCGCCGAGGAGCCCGTGTGA
- the hisG gene encoding ATP phosphoribosyltransferase — translation MLRIAVPNKGSLSEPAVAMLREAGYKQRRDSRELVLADPENDAEFFFLRPRDVAVYVGAGTVDAGITGRDLLLDSGADAVEHLPLGFARSTFRFAAPAGTMTSVTEIAGRRVASSYTTLVGRHLADQGVEAAAIVHLDGAVESSVQLGVADVIADVVETGSTLRAAGLEVFGEPILRSEAVLVRRADADLTNGISVLTRRLQGVLTARQWVLMDYVVPNDLLDAAVGITPGFESPTVSPLHESGWSAVRVMVERVTMNRTMDALYDVGARGVLVTSILASRL, via the coding sequence GTGCTCCGCATCGCCGTGCCCAACAAGGGCTCCCTGTCCGAACCTGCCGTCGCGATGCTCCGCGAGGCCGGCTACAAGCAGCGCCGTGACTCGCGCGAGCTCGTGCTCGCCGACCCCGAGAACGACGCCGAGTTCTTCTTCCTGCGGCCGCGTGACGTCGCCGTGTACGTCGGTGCGGGCACCGTCGACGCGGGCATCACCGGCCGCGACCTGCTGCTCGACTCCGGCGCCGACGCCGTCGAGCACCTGCCGCTCGGGTTCGCCCGCTCGACGTTCCGGTTCGCCGCCCCGGCGGGCACGATGACCTCCGTGACGGAGATCGCCGGCAGGCGGGTGGCGTCGTCGTACACCACGCTCGTGGGCCGCCACCTCGCGGACCAGGGCGTCGAGGCCGCCGCGATCGTCCACCTGGACGGCGCCGTGGAGTCCTCGGTGCAGCTCGGCGTCGCGGACGTGATCGCCGACGTCGTCGAGACCGGGTCGACGCTGCGCGCCGCCGGCCTCGAGGTGTTCGGCGAGCCGATCCTGCGGTCCGAGGCGGTGCTCGTCCGCCGGGCCGACGCCGATCTCACCAACGGGATCTCGGTGCTGACCCGTCGCCTGCAGGGCGTGCTCACGGCACGCCAGTGGGTGCTCATGGACTACGTGGTGCCCAACGACCTGCTCGACGCCGCGGTGGGCATCACCCCGGGCTTCGAGTCGCCCACGGTGTCGCCGCTGCACGAGTCCGGATGGTCGGCCGTGCGAGTCATGGTCGAGCGCGTCACGATGAACCGGACGATGGACGCGCTGTACGACGTCGGAGCGCGCGGTGTGCTCGTGACGTCGATCCTCGCGTCGCGTCTCTAG
- a CDS encoding riboflavin synthase, whose protein sequence is MFTGIVEERGTVRSIEHHDDGRDAVLTIGAPTIAADTRHGASIAVNGVCLTVVTHDGTGFTADVMPQTLRLTALGDLRPGSPVNLERALLGGGRLDGHVVQGHVDGIATLTTRNPGPRWDELTFELPAPLRRYVAPQGSIALSGVSLTVTHVTDTGFGVALIPTTLDLTTLGTLQPGDQVNVEVDVLAKYVERMLDHRENHA, encoded by the coding sequence ATGTTCACCGGAATCGTCGAAGAGCGAGGCACCGTCCGCTCCATCGAGCACCACGACGACGGCCGTGACGCCGTCCTCACCATCGGCGCCCCCACCATCGCCGCCGACACCCGCCACGGCGCCTCCATCGCCGTCAACGGCGTCTGCCTCACCGTCGTCACCCACGACGGCACCGGCTTCACCGCCGACGTCATGCCCCAGACCCTCCGCCTCACCGCCCTCGGTGACCTCCGTCCCGGCAGCCCCGTCAACCTCGAGCGAGCCCTGCTCGGCGGCGGCCGACTGGACGGACACGTCGTCCAAGGGCACGTCGACGGCATCGCCACCCTCACCACCCGCAACCCCGGACCCCGCTGGGACGAGCTCACCTTCGAGCTCCCCGCGCCTCTGCGCCGCTACGTCGCGCCCCAGGGCTCCATCGCCCTCTCCGGCGTCTCCCTGACCGTCACCCACGTGACCGACACCGGCTTCGGCGTCGCCCTCATCCCCACCACCCTCGACCTGACCACCCTCGGCACCCTCCAGCCCGGCGACCAGGTCAACGTCGAGGTCGACGTCCTCGCCAAGTACGTCGAACGCATGCTCGATCACCGGGAGAACCACGCATGA
- a CDS encoding PH domain-containing protein, with product MPDRHDDDSRDRVFRPLWATVSACVVGVLAVGGSLFVGLTARAPGSVAAANRWSFVVFAVLAALLLWRLGGVHAVPSRDGVVVRNIVRTRHLTWAEIVAVRLTSNDPWVMLDLADGTTQPVMAIQRSDGERGMREATRLATLVRRRGEAADRL from the coding sequence GTGCCTGACCGGCACGACGACGACAGCCGCGACCGCGTGTTCCGCCCCCTGTGGGCGACCGTCTCGGCGTGCGTCGTCGGCGTCCTCGCCGTCGGAGGCTCGCTGTTCGTGGGCCTGACCGCCCGGGCACCGGGTTCCGTGGCCGCCGCCAACCGGTGGTCGTTCGTCGTCTTCGCGGTCCTGGCGGCGCTGCTGCTGTGGCGGCTCGGGGGCGTGCACGCCGTGCCGTCGCGGGACGGGGTCGTGGTCCGCAACATCGTGCGGACCCGTCACCTGACGTGGGCCGAGATCGTGGCGGTGCGCCTGACCTCCAACGACCCGTGGGTGATGCTCGATCTGGCGGACGGCACCACTCAGCCGGTGATGGCGATCCAGCGCTCCGACGGCGAGCGCGGGATGCGCGAGGCCACCCGCCTCGCCACCCTCGTGCGCAGGCGGGGCGAGGCCGCGGACCGGCTCTGA
- a CDS encoding DEAD/DEAH box helicase, whose translation MPTTPDVVVPTEAPVAPIETPVEPGFDTLGLPATLEAAVADLGFTTPSAIQAQAIPALLGGRDITGVAQTGTGKTAAFGLPLLASVEAHRGTRPTVQALVLTPTRELAMQVAEAIESFASHLPDVRVLSVYGGSPYVPQQRALRDGVHVVVGTPGRVIDHLERGGLVLDDARFLVLDEADEMLRMGFAEDVEKIFSYAPTQRQVALFSATMPPAIRAIADTHLNDPVEIAVARQSSTVASVHQGYAIVPFRHKVGALTRILATSDADASIVFTRTRSAAEEVGAALIEKGISAATISGDVAQKEREKIVERLRSGALDVLVATDVAARGLDVDRIGLVVNFDIPREAEAYVHRIGRTGRAGRTGRAVSFVTPHERGKLKFIENTIKVSLEEIDIPSPRDVSAHRAARLLDSAPARTQAGRLDLYKQLVRNLVTTGDGEEAGVVDPTKAVDLAATLLALAVGDDGPRARAEQEEYEREQAEGRAARQARETRKHEIGDRGARGDRFGDRDRRPARDGDDRSHTRGIRRPAAGTRYRVAVGHKDGVNPGGIVGAITGEGGLTGADVGKIDIFGSFSLVDITAPLDGAQLDRLSRARVAGRALRLTVDRGAPEGTRSYDRPARAERFDRSDRPVRSDRYERGDASDRPARSDRFERADRPARTDRYERSDRPVRTGGPDRNDRAARKPRW comes from the coding sequence ATGCCCACCACCCCTGACGTCGTCGTGCCCACCGAGGCCCCCGTCGCACCCATCGAGACCCCCGTCGAGCCCGGCTTCGACACCCTCGGCCTGCCCGCCACCCTCGAAGCCGCCGTCGCCGACCTCGGCTTCACCACTCCCTCCGCCATCCAGGCCCAGGCCATCCCGGCCCTCCTCGGCGGCCGTGACATCACCGGCGTCGCCCAGACCGGCACCGGCAAGACCGCCGCGTTCGGCCTCCCCCTCCTCGCCTCCGTCGAAGCCCACCGCGGCACCCGGCCCACCGTCCAGGCCCTCGTCCTGACGCCCACCCGCGAGCTCGCCATGCAGGTCGCCGAAGCCATCGAGTCCTTCGCGTCCCACCTGCCCGACGTCCGCGTCCTGTCCGTCTACGGCGGCTCCCCGTACGTGCCCCAGCAGCGCGCCCTGCGCGACGGCGTCCACGTCGTCGTCGGCACCCCCGGACGCGTCATCGACCACCTCGAGCGCGGCGGGCTCGTCCTCGACGACGCCCGGTTCCTCGTCCTCGACGAGGCCGACGAGATGCTCCGCATGGGCTTCGCCGAAGACGTCGAGAAGATCTTCTCGTACGCCCCCACCCAGCGACAGGTCGCCCTCTTCTCCGCGACCATGCCCCCCGCCATCCGGGCCATCGCCGACACCCACCTCAACGACCCCGTCGAGATCGCCGTCGCCCGCCAGTCGTCCACCGTCGCCTCCGTGCACCAGGGCTACGCGATCGTCCCCTTCCGCCACAAGGTCGGGGCACTGACCCGCATCCTCGCCACCTCCGACGCCGACGCCTCCATCGTCTTCACCCGCACCCGCTCCGCCGCCGAAGAAGTCGGCGCCGCCCTCATCGAGAAGGGCATCTCCGCCGCCACCATCTCCGGCGACGTCGCCCAGAAGGAACGCGAGAAGATCGTCGAGCGCCTCCGCTCCGGCGCCCTCGACGTGCTCGTCGCCACCGACGTCGCCGCCCGCGGCCTCGACGTCGACCGCATCGGCCTCGTCGTCAACTTCGACATCCCCCGCGAAGCCGAGGCCTACGTCCACCGCATCGGCCGCACCGGCCGCGCCGGCCGCACCGGCCGCGCCGTCTCCTTCGTCACCCCCCACGAGCGCGGCAAGCTCAAGTTCATCGAGAACACCATCAAGGTCTCCCTCGAAGAGATCGACATCCCCTCCCCCCGCGACGTCTCCGCACACCGCGCCGCCCGCCTCCTCGACAGCGCCCCCGCCCGCACCCAGGCCGGCCGCCTCGACCTCTACAAGCAGCTCGTCCGCAACCTCGTCACCACCGGCGACGGCGAAGAGGCCGGCGTCGTCGACCCCACCAAGGCCGTCGACCTCGCCGCCACCCTCCTCGCCCTCGCCGTCGGCGACGACGGCCCCCGCGCCCGCGCCGAGCAGGAGGAGTACGAGCGCGAGCAGGCCGAAGGCCGCGCCGCACGCCAGGCCCGCGAGACCCGCAAGCACGAGATCGGCGACCGCGGCGCTCGCGGTGACCGGTTCGGCGACCGCGACCGCCGCCCGGCACGCGACGGCGACGACCGGTCCCACACGCGCGGCATCCGCCGTCCGGCCGCGGGGACGCGCTACCGCGTCGCCGTCGGGCACAAGGACGGGGTGAACCCGGGCGGCATCGTCGGTGCCATCACCGGCGAAGGCGGCCTGACCGGTGCCGACGTCGGCAAGATCGACATCTTCGGCTCGTTCTCGCTCGTCGACATCACGGCCCCGCTCGACGGCGCCCAGCTCGACCGGCTGTCGCGCGCCCGCGTCGCGGGCCGTGCGCTGCGCCTGACGGTCGACCGCGGCGCCCCCGAGGGCACCCGGTCCTACGACCGTCCGGCCCGTGCCGAGCGCTTCGACCGCTCGGACCGCCCGGTCCGCAGCGACCGGTACGAGCGCGGCGACGCGTCGGACCGGCCCGCCCGTTCCGACCGGTTCGAGCGTGCCGACCGCCCGGCCCGCACCGACCGGTACGAGCGCTCTGACCGCCCCGTGCGGACCGGCGGCCCGGACCGCAACGACCGTGCGGCGCGCAAGCCGCGCTGGTAA
- a CDS encoding small basic family protein has translation MIAVVGLVVGVVAGLFLQPTVPVVLQPYLPIAVVAALDALFGGFRAMLDGLFDDRVFLVSFLSNVLVAAFIVFLGDQLGVGAQLSTAVVVVLGIRIFSNAAAIRRHVFKA, from the coding sequence ATGATCGCCGTCGTGGGCCTCGTCGTGGGCGTGGTTGCCGGGCTGTTCCTGCAGCCCACCGTGCCCGTGGTGTTGCAGCCGTACCTGCCGATCGCCGTCGTGGCGGCGCTGGACGCCTTGTTCGGTGGTTTCCGGGCGATGCTCGACGGCCTGTTCGACGACCGGGTGTTCCTGGTGTCGTTCCTGTCGAACGTGCTGGTCGCGGCGTTCATCGTGTTCCTGGGCGACCAGCTCGGCGTCGGCGCCCAGCTGTCGACGGCCGTCGTCGTCGTCCTGGGTATCCGCATCTTCTCGAACGCGGCGGCGATCCGCCGCCACGTGTTCAAGGCGTGA